The Mesorhizobium sp. M3A.F.Ca.ET.080.04.2.1 genome contains the following window.
CGGATGACCAGCGGGGTCTTGGCGCGGCCGCCGAACATGTAGCGGAACTTGGCCGCCTGGTTCATGATCTGGTCGAGGCACACGCCGGCAAAGTCGACGAACATGATCTCGGCGATCGGCCGCAGTCCGGTGAGCGCGGCCCCCGCGGCAGCGCCGATGAAGGCCGCCTCGCTGATGGGGGTGTCGCGGATGCGCTCAGGGCCGAAGGCGCCAAGCAGCCCCTTGGTCACGCCGAAGGCGCCGCCCCAGGCATCCTTGACGCCATTGGCGCCGGCGCCGCCGGTCAGGTCCTCGCCCATCATGATGACGCGCGGGTCGCGCGCCATCTCGAAGTGCAGCGCCTCGTTGAGCGCCTGCCGGAAAGATTTTTGTGCCATTGTCCGTCAGCCCCTCACAAATACTTCACATAGACATCGCTGGTCAGCGCCGACAGCGGCGGGAACGGCGCCGCCCGGGCAGCAGCGACCGCCTGGTCGATCGCCGCCTCGACTTCCTGGTCGACCGCGTCGAGCTCGGCTTCCTCCAGCAGCGACACCTCCTTCATCCGCCGGCGGAAGCTGACCAGGCAGTCGCGCTCCTGGCGCATGGCCTTCTTCTCCTCGGGCGTGCGGTAGGTGTCGGGGTCGCCGCTGTAATGGCCGTAGTAGCGCGGCACATGCACATGCAGCATCGTCGGGCCGCCGCCCCCTCGCGCCCGCTCCACCGCCTCGCCGGCGGCGCTGTAGACGGCAAACACGTCCGTCCCGTCGACCTCCAGGGTCGGGATGTCATAGCTCTCGGCGCGCCGGGTGAAGCTGCCGGCCGACACAGCCGCGTTGGCGGTGGCCTCGCCAAAGCCGTTGTCCTCGATGACGAAGACGATCGGCAGGTTCCAGATCTTGGCGAGGTTGAAGCTCTCCGACATCACCCCTTCGTTCATGGCGCCGTCGCCGGCAAAGGCCACCGCGACCTGCCTGGAGCCCAGCACCTTCATGCTGAGCGCCGCCCCGCAGGTGATCGGCGCGCCGGCCGCCACGATGCCGTTCGCGCCAAGCATCCCCTTGCGGAGGTCCGCTATGTGCATCGAGCCGCCCTTGCCGCCGCAGGTGCCGCTGGCGCGGCCGAACAGCTCCGCCATCATGCTGTCGATGTCGACGCCCTTGGCGATCGAATGGCCATGACCACGATGGGTCGACGAGATGTAGTCGCCCTCCTCAAGCTGCAGGCAAACCCCCACAGCGCTCGCCTCCTGGCCAGCATAGAGATGGGTGTTGCCCGGAATGTCACCGGTCCCCATTTCCTCCATCACACGCTCCTCGAACCGGCGGATCATCCGCATCGTTCGATACACCTTCAAAAGTTCATCATGGGAGAGTTGCAGAGCTGACATCGGGTCCCTGGCTCAAGATGGGTTTCGCTGGCGATGACGCGTTTGGATCGAGAACGGCCAAGCTCCAGGACCGCTCTTTGCAAAGGCGGGCCTGCCCGCTCAAAGCTAACTCCGATCATGGACGCCACTGGCAAGGCATCATAACCTAACTAACGTACGTTAGATAAAACGATGCGCATTTGCAAGGTCCATGATTCAGCCAATAGCTGCTTTCTGCCCCTCGGCTTGCGCTCCACGGTGACGCTATCGTCGTCACCTTCGAAAAGGTACAAACAGCCCGGTTGCGAGGATCGATTCTTTGCCGAGGGTGATAGGAACCAAGATGTCTCTTCCAGCTCAGGTACAGCTTGCGCGTGACGAACTAAGGCGCCATCTGGACAAATTCGACTGGGCAGGGCAGACCGCGCGGCGGCGCGAGATACTGCAGACTTTTTTGAAGCTTGCCACGACGGAAGGCTATTCATCCGTCACCATGAGGCGTCTCGCCAGGGCCATAGGGGTAAAGGCGTCCAGCATCTATTTCCACTTCCCGGCCGGCCGCGACGAAATCGTTACCGAGTCGATGCGCTGGCACTACTACGAATGGGGAAGCGCATTCCTCGAAGCAGTCGATCAATGTGACGGCGCGAACGAAATCTGGGATGCGATGGTGCGGGTACATCTTTCGCGGCAGCTTTCGCTTCCAGAGAGCGACCTTTGGGACATTCTTGTGGCCATGGACCGCATTGGCGGGTTCCTTCCCTCGGAAATCAGAGAGGAAATTGGCTATTGGCTGCAACTGTTTCCTCGCATGTATGAAGCTGCCGCACATGAAATGGGCTATAGAAACTGCGAGACCGCCGTGCATGTAGTAGTCGCCGTGTTGGACAGCGCGACCTCCTGGTGCAGATGGTCAGGCGACGAGGGCGATCTGAACGCCCAAGTGGAGCACGCCATAGCCGTTAGCCGTGCCTTGCTTTCCTCGCAGTCCGACATAGCGGAAGCGGCGACATCAACACCGAAGAGGTCACGCCGCTGAGGTCACCGGCCCGGCCAAGCGTGGGACGATCCAAAATGCCTTGGCCCGCCGGATGCCGCTCCCGCCTCTAATTACTTCACGGCCCCTCCGAGCGAGAATCCGGCCTTGAACTGGCGCGACATGCTCAGGAACAGAACGAGCACCGGAACAGAATAGACGATCGAATAGGCAGCCACCGCCCCATAGTTGATCGAGGTGGATCCCATGAAGCCGTACAAACGCACAGGTGCTGGCTGCTGATCAACATCGCTCAGAAGCACAATGGGGATGAGGAAATTACCCCAGGCGTTGACGAAGCCGAAGATGGCTGCCGATGCCAGGCCGGGCTTGGTGAGAGGGAAAATCACCAGACGAAGTATCTGGAAGCTGGAGGCCCTTTCCATAAAGGCCGCTTCCTCGAGTTCCGAAGGGATCGCATCGATGAAGTTCTTCAACTGGTAGATCTGGAACGGAAGCCCCGTCACACCAAGGAGAACCCCGGTGGGCACAAGCGAGAACCAGCCCAAGATGGCAAACATCTTATACGTCGGGACGATCAGGATCGAGATCGGAATCCCCGATAGAAACAGGATGGTCAACATCAACGGGTTCTTGAAGGGCACATGATGCCTCGAGAACACATAAGCCGCCATGAATGCGGCGGTTGTACCGACAACCATTGCGATGCCGGATAGAGCCAGGCTGTTGGCCAATGCGCTCAGGTTTTCCGCCTCGACAGCCGTGATGTAGTGGTTGACCGTCGGGACAGGCATCTTGAACTGGAACGACGCCGTTTGGTCGATAGACGCCAGCACGAGCCAAAGCATTGGGATGGCAAAGAAAAGCGTGATGACCAATACCGTGGTGTTGCTGATCAGCTTGCCGACGGTGAAGGACCTGGGCTTGTTCAACGGCAGATCGCCCCAAGGCGGATTCGTCGGGGGTGGACCGCCCCAGGGGAGATCAGTTTTGGTGAGCGGGGATGCATGCATTTCCACGACCTCTTATGAACAACCGACTGGTCGATGATTTCTGGGTGGAAGCATTCAGCGACGCGTTCGCCCGAAGTACAGGAAGAGCCAGCCGAGTATGGCCGAAAGCAAGACCATCACGTTGCCCAGAAGTGCCGAATAGCCAAGCTTGTGGAACTTGAATCCTTGCAGATAGGCGTAGACCGGCAGAATGTTGCTGTCATTGCCGGGTCCGCCACCTGTCATGAGATAGACGATCGTGAAATTGCCAAACGTCTGGAGCATCATCAGCAGCGCCACCGTAACAATGGTTGGCTTCAGCATCGGTATCGTGATCTGCATCAGGCATTGAGCTGAAGAAGCTCCTTCAAGTCGGGCTGCTTCATAAAGATCTTCCGGAATGCTGCGCAGCGCAGCCGAAAACATGATCAGGCTGAGGCCCGCGAAGGACCAGGCATTGGCCAACGACACAAAGAGCATGGCATGCTGATAAAGCAGATCCAGATTAGGCATGCCCACCAGCATTGCAATAATGCCTGACTGCGTGGTCGTGGCGAGCCAGACGAAGGCGATGGTGCTTGGCGGCAACGTCCAGGCCAGGATGGCGAATGTATTGCCGACCCATCTGGCTGGCGCGGCACTGCCCTGCATGGCAATCGCCAGGATCAAGCCCAGCAATGTGGCTCCCACAGCGCCGGATCCGACGACAAAGACCAGGGTCGACCATATGGATTGGTAGAACGTCGGATCGTCCACCAGATCGATGACATTGGCCAGGCCCGTGAACTGATAGTGGATTGCATGAAGCCCGATCAGCTGAAGGTTCGTGAAACCCAGATAGATCGCATAGAGCACCGGGCCAATGAACAAGCCGCCGAGAAGGATGGCCGCCGGCGAAAGAAACACGAAGCTCACAGGATCGACGCGCGGCTTGTCCAGGCGCGGGCCGTCGGGGGGGCTGACAGCCCCCCCTTCTTGAGCTCCGACTTTGGCGATTGGCACGCCAAAGGACAGGGACGAACTCATGGCAGCGTCTCGACCTTATCCTCTCCCAGCTGATCGGCGACGTATTTGTGCATCACCTTGACAGCATCGTCGATCGAGGTATCCGGTTTCAGCACCATGGTCTGCGTTGCCATCTGGAAGGCATAAGCCCAGACAGGAAGCTCGGGGCTGGACGGCATGCTGGTCGCTGTCGCAGTAAGATCCGCAAAGCTCGTCTGGAACCGCGGCAGACTGTAACCCAGATATACCGGATCCTTGCTGAGCGCAGGAGTCGGCGGAATAGCCGGGCCCCATGCGCTCAGATCAAGTTGCTGCTGCTTTTCGGTCATGATGTTGACTACAGCCCACGCCAGATCCGGATTCGGCGTATCCTTGTAGATCGCCGCGGCTTGAGTATCCATCGTCGCGGCGGTGTGCGGGGCCTGACCATTCGACGTTGGAACTGCCGTCGACCCGATGGTCTCCTGCTCCTTTTCTCCCCAGCACGGCGTGCAAACCTGGGGATTCCAGTCAATCGGGATCCAGTTGCCTGCAAACACGATACCCGTTTTACCCTCAGGCAAGATGGTCGCCGAGTTGTTGGTCGCGTTCGGGTTCATGATCTGCGACGAAGGGGCGAGCAGATTGTCGGCGGCGGCCTTCTTGTAGAACTCCAGAACCTCGCGGATGCCCTTGCTGTCGACAACCCACTTCTTGGTCTTCTGGTCGTAGATCTTGGGCTCGCTGGAGGCCGTCAGCAACAGCCCAGGCCCATTACCTAGGCTTGCTGGTCCCTGGGCGGTGCCGGTGATGAGCCAAATAGGCCAGGAGTCCGGAACCGCCTTCTTGATGGCGCGCGCCGCGGTGAGGATGTCGTCCCAGTTCTTGGGTGTCCAATCGGCCGACAGGCCTGCCTTCTCCATCAATGGGCGGCTGAACAGCAGCTGGTAGGTATTGATGCCCACGACAACGCCATAGTGGGTGCCATCGACCAAACCCTCGTTCTGCACGGGCTTCGGAAAGTCCTGCCACCAGGAAGCTGCCTTGGCCTTGTCATCCAAGGGAAGCAGAAGACCGCCATCGGCAAATTGCCCGATGCTGACGCTCATCACGTGAATGATGTCGGGTGCCGTTTTAGGTGAGTTGTACAGAAGGCTGAGCTTCGTCATGAAGTCTTCATAGCCACCGGGAATTGGAACGAGCTCCAAGGTATCCCCGGGATGGGCGGCTTCGAATTCCTTCTTGATGTTGCCGTACCATTTTGTGATCAGTTCCGGCTTGGAGAACATGTAGTCAAGGGCATATGCAACCTTGACGTTGGCGGCGGCAGCCTGCTGAACGAATCCAGCCGCGCTGCAAGCCAATGCTACCAGCGCCGCGGTAATAAGCTTGCCACGACGCTTTCGCGACGATGGCGAGCAACCTGTATTTGCAATGGTCATTCGTTCCTCCTTGCTGCAGTTCATGTGTTCCACCTGTTGGCCGAATTTCAGTTGCATTGCTCAACCTACCGATCGCGCCGGTTCGGCCGCGCTCAGCAGTTCTTTCTGAGGTGAACAAAGGTTCGCGCCAGAAATACTGTCGAAGAAGTGAAGGTCTCTTGGATCAAATACCAGATCGACCTGGTCGCCGATGCGAACGGGAGCAAAGCTGGGAAATCTGGAGTTGATCTCTGTCCCAGCGACATTGACCAGCACAAATGTTTCCGAGCCGGTTGTCTCGATGGACGCGACCGTACCGGTTATCTTTTGCGAGCAGCGCGAGGGGGCATCCTTCGTCCAATGCAGGTCATCGGGACGAATGCCGAGTTCCACTTCCGCCGGCAGAGCATCGGAAAACGCCTGCAATGCCAGCTTGAATGTGGTGCCAAGGCTGCTGAAGCGAGCGCTGCCGCCCTCCGTTTGAACCGTGGCAGGCAAGACGTTCATCTTCGGCGAACCGATAAACGTGGCGACCGCCTTATTGGCGGGGCTACGATACAATTCCGCCGGGGTAGCGACCTGCAGGATACGACCCTTGTCAAAGACGGCGATGCGGTGACCCATCGTCATGGCTTCGACCTGATCATGTGTCACATAAACGGTTGTCACCCCGAGCTGCCTTTGCAGATCCGAGATTTCCGTCCGCATGTGCGACCGCAAGGCCGCATCAAGGTTGGAAAGCGGCTCGTCTAGCAGGAAAAGGCGTGGCCGGCGGATCATGGCTCTGGCCAACGCGACGCGCTGACGCTGCCCTCCTGACAGTTCTGCCGGCCGCCGATCCAGAAGCTTGTCCAGACCAACCAGCTGCGCGACTCTTTCGACGCGGTTCGCTACGTCGGCCTTTGGTTCGCCGCGGACGCCTGGACCAAATGCCAGATTCTTGCGAACCGTCATGTGGGGGTAAAGAGCGTAGCTCTGGAACACCATCGCCGTGTCGCGGCCGCCAGGCGGCGTAAGCGTCACATCTTTCTGATCCAGCAAGATCTTGCCGTAAGTCGGGGTCTCAAGGCCAGCCAACATTCGCAGTGTCGTTGTCTTGCCGCAGCCAGACGGTCCGACAAAAACCATGAACTCGCCGTCGAAAATCTGAAGGTTGAGGTCATGTATAATTGTGGCTGCACCGAAGCGCTTCCATACGCTCTGGAATGTTACTGAAGCCATGGTCCTGCTAATACTTCCTACGTTCGTTGCGTTGTTATTGCCGGAGAAGCCGCTTCGGTCCGGAGTACCAAACAACCATTCGATGGAACGGATACGCTGCAAATCCAGTTCTCCCTCAGCAACCAATGGACCTTGCCGATGCCAAGCCCGTTCCGCCGAATGCCGCGCGAGAACAATCTCACCCCCATTCGCGTTGCGAATGCGATTAGAGAGACAGCCGGTCTCCCTTGATCGGATTTTGGCGAGGCGGTTAGCGTTGCCGCGGATCTGCCATGGTTGGTGGCGTTTTCATCATCGTTGTTCCCCTGCAAGCTGAAGCCTCGTTCTCCGACAAGTGCTCAAGCGGCAGTTCTTTTCCTGTCTCTACCTTCAGACGCCCGTCCCTCACTGTCAAATTTTGATCGGTGATGGGAGCAGATCATCCATTTTTATCAGAATTGGCGAGACGGGGTCGTTTTGGCTGGTTCACTCGGCAGCATGCGGCCCGCCTACCGTTCCTGATCCGTAGCCCGTTCTCACCCATCCTCAGCGGTTCTTGTTTCTGTACTCAACAGCATGATCCAATGCTTTGTCAAGTGGATCATGTGATCCGAGCATTTTTGGCTGCAATCCGGGAGGTCGTATCGACTTTGCGATATCGAGACGAAATCGACATTTGACAGTGGAAGACGGCGGGACTGCTAGGGACCGAATTGCGATCCATATGCCCTGCGCTGAGATCCAAAATGGAGCGGCTGCGACACCGACGCATCGAGTATGAGCAACGTGGAAGTACTTGGATTTTATCAACTCTGCGTTTTGCCAACTCAACTGCCTGTCCGGGGTGAACCAATTTTCGGGTTCCGTCCAAGGCGCGGTCGCCTATGCGAACGACAGGGCGCGACTGAAATCTTCGCCATCGGTCGGCGCCATGGTCAAACCCAGCCAGGCGCCCAAATGATGCCAGGCGATCTCGGCTGAAGAGATAATCTCATGGATCAATTGTTGCAGACGACGCTTGAAGTGTGTCAAGTAGGGGTGGGCGGGATTCGTCAAGTGGTCCACGCCGTACCTCCCCCGGGGAGACGCTGTGCCCCCTCGACTTGCCGGAGAGATCTTTTGACCGGAACAGATCT
Protein-coding sequences here:
- a CDS encoding TetR/AcrR family transcriptional regulator, which codes for MSLPAQVQLARDELRRHLDKFDWAGQTARRREILQTFLKLATTEGYSSVTMRRLARAIGVKASSIYFHFPAGRDEIVTESMRWHYYEWGSAFLEAVDQCDGANEIWDAMVRVHLSRQLSLPESDLWDILVAMDRIGGFLPSEIREEIGYWLQLFPRMYEAAAHEMGYRNCETAVHVVVAVLDSATSWCRWSGDEGDLNAQVEHAIAVSRALLSSQSDIAEAATSTPKRSRR
- a CDS encoding extracellular solute-binding protein, translating into MTIANTGCSPSSRKRRGKLITAALVALACSAAGFVQQAAAANVKVAYALDYMFSKPELITKWYGNIKKEFEAAHPGDTLELVPIPGGYEDFMTKLSLLYNSPKTAPDIIHVMSVSIGQFADGGLLLPLDDKAKAASWWQDFPKPVQNEGLVDGTHYGVVVGINTYQLLFSRPLMEKAGLSADWTPKNWDDILTAARAIKKAVPDSWPIWLITGTAQGPASLGNGPGLLLTASSEPKIYDQKTKKWVVDSKGIREVLEFYKKAAADNLLAPSSQIMNPNATNNSATILPEGKTGIVFAGNWIPIDWNPQVCTPCWGEKEQETIGSTAVPTSNGQAPHTAATMDTQAAAIYKDTPNPDLAWAVVNIMTEKQQQLDLSAWGPAIPPTPALSKDPVYLGYSLPRFQTSFADLTATATSMPSSPELPVWAYAFQMATQTMVLKPDTSIDDAVKVMHKYVADQLGEDKVETLP
- a CDS encoding ABC transporter ATP-binding protein, which codes for MQRIRSIEWLFGTPDRSGFSGNNNATNVGSISRTMASVTFQSVWKRFGAATIIHDLNLQIFDGEFMVFVGPSGCGKTTTLRMLAGLETPTYGKILLDQKDVTLTPPGGRDTAMVFQSYALYPHMTVRKNLAFGPGVRGEPKADVANRVERVAQLVGLDKLLDRRPAELSGGQRQRVALARAMIRRPRLFLLDEPLSNLDAALRSHMRTEISDLQRQLGVTTVYVTHDQVEAMTMGHRIAVFDKGRILQVATPAELYRSPANKAVATFIGSPKMNVLPATVQTEGGSARFSSLGTTFKLALQAFSDALPAEVELGIRPDDLHWTKDAPSRCSQKITGTVASIETTGSETFVLVNVAGTEINSRFPSFAPVRIGDQVDLVFDPRDLHFFDSISGANLCSPQKELLSAAEPARSVG
- a CDS encoding thiamine pyrophosphate-dependent dehydrogenase E1 component subunit alpha; protein product: MSALQLSHDELLKVYRTMRMIRRFEERVMEEMGTGDIPGNTHLYAGQEASAVGVCLQLEEGDYISSTHRGHGHSIAKGVDIDSMMAELFGRASGTCGGKGGSMHIADLRKGMLGANGIVAAGAPITCGAALSMKVLGSRQVAVAFAGDGAMNEGVMSESFNLAKIWNLPIVFVIEDNGFGEATANAAVSAGSFTRRAESYDIPTLEVDGTDVFAVYSAAGEAVERARGGGGPTMLHVHVPRYYGHYSGDPDTYRTPEEKKAMRQERDCLVSFRRRMKEVSLLEEAELDAVDQEVEAAIDQAVAAARAAPFPPLSALTSDVYVKYL
- a CDS encoding sugar ABC transporter permease, whose protein sequence is MSSSLSFGVPIAKVGAQEGGAVSPPDGPRLDKPRVDPVSFVFLSPAAILLGGLFIGPVLYAIYLGFTNLQLIGLHAIHYQFTGLANVIDLVDDPTFYQSIWSTLVFVVGSGAVGATLLGLILAIAMQGSAAPARWVGNTFAILAWTLPPSTIAFVWLATTTQSGIIAMLVGMPNLDLLYQHAMLFVSLANAWSFAGLSLIMFSAALRSIPEDLYEAARLEGASSAQCLMQITIPMLKPTIVTVALLMMLQTFGNFTIVYLMTGGGPGNDSNILPVYAYLQGFKFHKLGYSALLGNVMVLLSAILGWLFLYFGRTRR
- a CDS encoding carbohydrate ABC transporter permease, translated to MNKPRSFTVGKLISNTTVLVITLFFAIPMLWLVLASIDQTASFQFKMPVPTVNHYITAVEAENLSALANSLALSGIAMVVGTTAAFMAAYVFSRHHVPFKNPLMLTILFLSGIPISILIVPTYKMFAILGWFSLVPTGVLLGVTGLPFQIYQLKNFIDAIPSELEEAAFMERASSFQILRLVIFPLTKPGLASAAIFGFVNAWGNFLIPIVLLSDVDQQPAPVRLYGFMGSTSINYGAVAAYSIVYSVPVLVLFLSMSRQFKAGFSLGGAVK